ACAGACAGTACCGGACGGGCACCCAGTTTGGCCTCACCTTGGTGTAGTGGAACTGCATAGGGTCATCAGTGGACAGGGAGACGATCAGGCCCTTCTTGAGGAACTCCAGAACAGGATTCTTGGCATACTCCAGGAAGAGACTGTTGTTGCTGAGTGGAGACATGGCAATGGGAATCTGGGCCAGGAAGTAGAGGTACTGCAACACGGGGCTCTGTTGGGTGGGAGTGTTAAATATAAACATCAACATTAAGACCGTTGGAGTTAGTTGTGTCATGTGTTGATGGTGCCAAAGAGAGGGGGCTATTTTGTTTGGAGAGGCTACTGACCTTCTTGAGATTGAGGCCGTGAGAGATGTTGTCAGCGGTCATGAAGGAGGCCAGCAGATGGGTGACGGCTCCAGCCTCTCCACAGTGGGGCCTGAACTGGAAGGTGTTCATTCCCCTAGCTCTAGGAAGCAAACATAAACACAGACTCAGAGACAGAATGATGGCCATGTACTGTAAGACACTGATAATGATACGGGTGTATCATGTTTGGTTTTTACTTTTTCTGAAACAATTTCTTGAAGGACATGTGGATTGTGATTTGACATGTGATACTCACTTGCGTAAGTGGTTGATCATAGTGATGTTGGCATACATGTAGTAGATGTAGTAGCTGTAGGAGGGGTTCTTGACAATGTCCCACTCCTCTGGCTTGGGGCTCTTGGTGCAGAACATGTGACCACTGTGCTTGGACTCGTCATCCACACTGTCGAAACCTGTCACCTACAGaacagagaaagatggagaatTAAGAGATTGCCTTGATATTCGATGCATTTTCGACATACCAATTTTTCTTTTTATAAAGTGATTGAAAATGTCAAATTTTAAAAATCGAATTCCTCCCTTCTGAAAACATTTCCATCAAGGCTGGAGAACAATCATGAATTAGGACATTCGAGTGAAATAGCCCTTGAAatcataaataaaaaatgtaaacctCCTTTATCCCTGGTCTCTCATGCCAGTCTCACTCACATGCTTGAGGAAGATGCTGAGCTCAGGGTTGGCGTGGGGTTCGATGGTGGCCTGGAAAATAGGCATGAAGATGTTCTCCAGCATCTTTCCAAAGTGGGGCACAAAGTTCCTGCCTCTAAAGATGTCACTGAGGTGGAAGTACAGAGAATGAGCAGTTAGTAGTTAGTCAGACATTATTCTAAATGCACGAATATCATTATTTAGAGagccatttaaaaatatattctgTTCAGGTTTTGTTTTTTACTTTCAGTGCCAACGTGACGCTCATAAAATAGTATCATTTTTGACTGAGTTTGCCAAACTCTGTATATCCATGCCTCTAGTATTTCTAACACTTCCTGAAGAATCTAATCGTAAAAAGGGTACAGAAAGAGGGAAGTACATTCACTGATGAACAGAGGGATAGAACTTACTAGATCCTGGGCACTTGAATCATCCACTTGAGTTGAGGGGAGAAGACTCTATGCTTGTTGAACCAGCCGGAGAGCTTGGCCCACTCGTTAGGTTTACAGCCATAGATGGAAAGACGGGGTTCGGCATATTGGTACCTGGCATCCTCCAGGTCCGATGCCACTTCCTGGGTGCGAAAAAATTGAGAATTAGCTGGTTGTAATTAAGCAGTGTTTACAAAAGGGATACTAACTCAGCCATAACAGAGTCTAACCTTAATGATCCTGGCAAAGTACTCTCCGTCGATGTGGTTCTCTGTCTTCATGTACAGGTCACGCAGCTCACTGGCTCCCACAGGGTTGTACTTGGCATTGAACTTGTCAAAACGCTGAAAGGTTTGTCTGCCCTTGAGAGAAGAGGGTGAGAGAAGCATGTAAGACCAGGGAATGTACATACTGGCAATGGAAAAATAATCAAAATATCAAAGCTGCATATTGTTTCACTATATGCATTTTACTGTATAAGCATTCTACGGCTTCTGCCAAGAGATTTGGAACTTTATTACACAGGAGGTAGTAGCACACTTTCATTTTGGCCACAGGACTGCATTTCCCCTTTGAACGCTACACTAGCTAGAGGTAGGACTCACAGCGTGCACATCTAGGGAATCGACAGTGAGATCATAGGGGTGTAGGTTGAGGTTGGCAAACAGTTCCTTCATGGTCACATCTTTGCCCTTAATATTTTGCACTACACGGTCAGCGTCCACCCTGTACGACTTCTTGATGAAGCGCAGGAGGTGCTTCTGGTTCATGCAGGCAGCTGCATGGATGTGGGTGTCCACCTACAACAGCACACACAGGAGTTAAGAGAAAAAATAGTTATGAGTTACTGACAAGTTATTATGAGTTCTCTTTGTGGTGTATTGACACTGCTTGAACAACAGGGGGAGCAGAGCACACAACATTTGCTATTTGGGAGCAGAAGCGGAAGTCGCACCCAGGTTGTAGGAAGTTAAAGTAGCCTACTCTAAAGCCCATAGACGTCTTTTGCATTCACAAATATAAGATATCTGTTGAAAGGTCTTTTTTGTAATTTTGTTATTGCTGTCATTTTTATCAATGAAATGAAACTGGTGTAACAGGGTGAAGATTTCCCTGTTACAGGCAGTTGTTTTCAGTGTTGAATGTGCTCTGTGATTGACCATGTCTAGGGCCCCACTTTTAAGTGCAGAAATGGAGGCACTGTGCTTTTACGTTCATGGCTAGGGAGGATACAGCTTATGTCAAATTGAcgccaaaaatgtgcttttttgttgttgttgcatttcagctaacccttttcctaactttAATCTAATTCTCCTAACCGGCTACAAAAAGTAAATTCTGACAAACTGTATACTACCTAGCCAAAACCTGCTTTTACCGGTATTTTCAGCATTATCCACTATTGTTGCTACAGGCAGAAAATCCTAGTAATTAATTGTTCTGTAATTTCCGATCAATAAATCAATGTCTGGTTGTGCATGTGTGTTAAGCCAGCACCTTAACCATTACACCAAGAGGTCTTAGGAGGTTTAATAAGCTAGGCTAATACTAATATGTTTTGTAAGGTGGTAGCTATCTACCTTCCTGCAGTTGTAGAAGTCCCTATGGGGGTTCAGCTTCAGCTCCTTCATCTCCTCCATCTCGTTCAGCATCTCATGCACGTTGAACTTGGACATGAGAAACTTCAGACGACGGTGACTGTATGTCTTACTGGCACCCAGGAAAGACAGACAAAAATGTAATGTGGATCTTGTAAAGTTGTTAGGCATTTCGTGGTGTGATATGTAGTCCATATGTTGGATTATTTGTTCCAGACCAGCcctaaggctgcatttacacaggcagcccaattctaatcttttgcccaattattggaaaaagctgatctgattggtcaaaagacaaattagtggaaagaaaaaaaagatcagaaatggtctgcctgtgtaaacgcagcctagcTCACTTGATGCAAGTGTTTAAGCAGGGTTGGATCAAAAGCCAGCACATACACACTGCTGTGGCTCTGCTGGGTTGGAGTTAACCTCGCTCCCAGGCTATTGCGCACAGCACATATTACCAAATTCATAGATGCTAACTACCTTTAGCGTCTATTGATGAAGGTATCTTCTTCTAGGGAGACTTGTGTTAAAAGGCCCGATGCTCTGTCTGAACATGAACACGCATAGCTTGTGGAATATATCTTTGATATCAGCgagaaataataaaaaataaaaaaattactacACACCTTTATAGAGTTAGGTCTTTATGGAGTAACGGTAGGCTCGCCTACACTCCTTAAGAGTACATTCTTGGGCTAAGTGCATATAAGCATAGGACATAGTCCCgtgagctcagttggtagagcatagccagggttgtgggtttaacTCCCATGGGGGACTCGTATGAACAAATATGAAAATGAATGCACTCACtactgcaagtcgctctggataagtatgtctgctaaatgacaattttttttaaaacatcaaCGTTTAAAAGTTGGCCTTAGTGGGAGTGACAACAGAATTCAATGGGAGTGACCTTACTGATTAAAGTATTTGTAATTAAATTAACGAATCACATGACTGCGTGGCGTGGCTCCAAATGGAGGCAAGACCCAGGCAGGAATTTGTGTTGCGCACAAGACACGTACCGGGGAGGGTGAAGAGGAAGGGGTTGTGGGAGATGATTGGTTGGTAGATTAAGCCAATGCCTGTGTGTCAGGAGTTTCTCCTGATCATTCTGTATTGGTGATCCCACGGGGTTTGTGCTGATTATACGGAAATTGTGACAGCTGGTTAAATGGCGTCCCTTGAGAAGACAAGATCAAGATGtatgtcaggagaagtgcagtattATCTTAAGGAGACGCATACTTGGAAtatggaggaggaatggagggaaaaagaggaggtcaaagagagagagggaggaatagggtGAGCTTGAGTAGGTTAAAAATAGCAGGAAAAtggagatggtttgttaaagaagaatggtagaaagtgtaagcagagtgagctgaagacaggaggagaaatggaactGAATGAGGTCAAAGTACtggaggtggtaggtgtggtgaagttctcAGATCCCGAGGCTTGCACcgagggtcaggataaagatgagcctgtgacagtaggagtgaagtttttGGAAAAAGTGGCCCCtagccttttggctgatccatttgtggtttcagggtgtgtaaaaacagagttgggtgctgtggaatcggcgagggtaaccagaagtggtcttttgataattgtttgtgtttctgctggtcagaggcAGAAGGTGATCCGCGTTAAACGAATGGGGGCAAAAAAAAttgaattgttttgctctcaagaaaagggcaccATTGAAAAGAGTGATTACTGATGTAGCAGGACATgtaaaagttgaccaactgaaagGGAAGATTCCCAGAgtttgtgatgctcgtcgtttggtgcgacgcagacagggtggcgtgagtggtgaaacaaaagagtcattgtctgttcttttgaatttttatgttgagtctttgcccgacaaagtgatgttaggatatataagttatcctgtacaagcttttgtgctgaatacattacgttgttacatgtgtcaagcttatgggcatgtggcagcagtgtgtaggagggaggttactaggtgtgagaagtgtgcagaaaggcatgagacaaaggaatatgtagcattggggaaggtagtggtatgtgttaattgtaagGGTGCCCATGGGGTTGGGGGTCAGAAATGTCCtgtgtgagagaggcaggttgaggtttccagggttagagtagtgcagaagttgtcatatgctgaggcagtgaagaaagttgaGGAAGATGGGTCAAAGAGGAGGGATCCTgggaggagtggtgtgagtagtagatctgtaccagtacagagggataggccaacaagtgatatatattattcagtaagattggattttttgcATTTACAGCAATGGTTTTCAACTGTACTACAGGGATGGAACGTAAGTCgcagaaaattgaggttgtggtggcagctgcagagaggtatttgggtgtgtgagacttgacatcagaagagttacagggtgtgttaagtggtggtgtccAATCCTTTCAGGTTGTTGGCCTGAGGTAGGACTTAATAGATTTAAATAGTAGAGAAGGGTGGTGTCCTTTTGTATTATTTGTGAGTGtggtgttagatggtagggtactatttatttattctttcaagcaaagtataagggagttgtactccagtctagtaggtggcggtaatgcaaaaggtattggatgccaactgccgttaaacctcatcgaagaagtTCTGTATTGGCTAACCAAGGCCAGGTTTGCCACTTTGGTCCACCAGACTCTTCACATTTGGCCGGAAGTGTCTTGTAATGACATTAGGTTGGAGTTAACCTCCCATTGTGCAGTAAAACTCACGTTGGGCCCTGTGCAATCAGAGCAATGAGGAAGTTCATGTCGTCAATGAAGGTTTCGTAGTGGGGGGCGGGCATGTTCTCGATGGGTTTGTGTTGGTCGGCCTCTGCTGCGTCTTTGTACACATAGATGACACCGTCCTTCATACGCGCTACCCAGCTCAGGTTTTCGGGCAGGCACTTGGTGTTGAAGGGGTCCTCGCCCTCCTTGGGTGGGGATGTGAAGACTGGCAAACAAAATGGTAGCTGTTAGATACTTTCTTGGCAGTAATCATTTGTCACGAGAAACTACTGCATTCATACCCCAGACATCACACTTGCCAGCCTATTCACTTACCTGGTTGCACGGAGTGTTCAGGCTTAAAGGGCTCTCCCTCAATGTCCCTCAGGTACTGGGATGTGGTGAGGGGGAAGCGCTGGTAGGCCAGCCTCATGTACTTCTCTCTGATGGTCAGAGCACGGTACACACCCTTACAGGAAATCTCAAAGTCATCCATGGTTACCTATGAGTAGCAAGGGGAATGATGGAATAAGTGCCCTGTTccaatactttaaaaaaataaatgcatcCTTCCATCCCTTGAAGTAATCACTGATCTAACACAAATGGATAATTGTCAGCAAGTTGTCAGTTTACAATGGGACCAAATAATTTGATAATATTCATTAGTGGGTTATGTAGTAATGCTTAAGTTGGCAGAGGGGAAAGTGAACTACAAACAGTTTGATAAGCAGGCCCCACATCCTCCTTATGATTTCTCTCTGAAAATGTCAGAGACATTTTTTTACTTAAACCCAGGCATCCGCTGTGGGCTCCTAGTCTACAGCGTAGAGGGATCTATTCCTTGAGGAGGCTTCCCTACAGGAGGTCAATGACCCAGTGGCCCTGGGTCAAGTTCACACCCAGGGCCACAAGACATTTGCTGCTatttgaggaggagagggaggaggcagtatagataatgtaatgtaaatgtaataatgtgttatgtatgaGTTTATGAGCAGGTCCATCctgttggaccaggtctctcttgcaaAGGGGATTTGATCTCAATAAGTCTAACCTGGATAAGAGAGAAACATAGGCTACATAGCTAAGATATAATACCCCAGAGGCGTAGTCTCCAATGATGGCCACTCTCTGGAAGTCAGGCACTTCTAGGTAGGTTGGGGTGtccaacaacacctccgccacaggTGCCAGCACCTTCCTGGCCTGGTCACTCATGGACGGAGGCAAAGTCATGATGCGAGACTTTTGCAGTCTCTTCTTACTGCCGAGCAACAGGGGAGGTGCGACAGACAAAGAGTGGATTTAGTGATAAGGCAAAGGGCGAGACTATATGGACATGCCTGGTACACCCAAATTGATGACATATGTCACACAGCTGAGACGAATGGATTCGGTTCAGTCAGTCATACCGTCGTCCTGATGAGCCCATCCCAGCTAGTTAGTTTATGCTGGTTAGCTGGCTTGGCAACAGCAGCAGCATGGCGCTAGTCAAAACTGGTAAAATAAAGTGATATTTAGTTCAATGGGCGAGGGAGAAATAACTTGTATTGGTCACCATCTGGATATCACCGTGACATGCCAATTAAATgttctgcagctgcaccatcgagagcatcctgaccggttgcatcaccgcctggtagggcaactgctcgggatctgaccgtaaggcgctacagagggcagtgcgtacggcccagtacatcactggggccacgcTCCCTGTcacccaggacctatataataggcggtgtcagaggaaagccaataaaattgtcagagactccagtcaccaaagtcatagactgttctctctgcta
The DNA window shown above is from Salmo salar chromosome ssa13, Ssal_v3.1, whole genome shotgun sequence and carries:
- the LOC106566847 gene encoding AMP deaminase 1 isoform X1, yielding MPKVNMPVSGQKTDEHMRAFAEEVFASETKGEGVRDEISLFEEQDDCPILKQEMAYHLHTEEDIEKRKKRLQKSRIMTLPPSMSDQARKVLAPVAEVLLDTPTYLEVPDFQRVAIIGDYASGVTMDDFEISCKGVYRALTIREKYMRLAYQRFPLTTSQYLRDIEGEPFKPEHSVQPVFTSPPKEGEDPFNTKCLPENLSWVARMKDGVIYVYKDAAEADQHKPIENMPAPHYETFIDDMNFLIALIAQGPTKTYSHRRLKFLMSKFNVHEMLNEMEEMKELKLNPHRDFYNCRKVDTHIHAAACMNQKHLLRFIKKSYRVDADRVVQNIKGKDVTMKELFANLNLHPYDLTVDSLDVHAGRQTFQRFDKFNAKYNPVGASELRDLYMKTENHIDGEYFARIIKEVASDLEDARYQYAEPRLSIYGCKPNEWAKLSGWFNKHRVFSPQLKWMIQVPRIYDIFRGRNFVPHFGKMLENIFMPIFQATIEPHANPELSIFLKHVTGFDSVDDESKHSGHMFCTKSPKPEEWDIVKNPSYSYYIYYMYANITMINHLRKARGMNTFQFRPHCGEAGAVTHLLASFMTADNISHGLNLKKSPVLQYLYFLAQIPIAMSPLSNNSLFLEYAKNPVLEFLKKGLIVSLSTDDPMQFHYTKEPLMEEYAIAAQVFKLSTCDMCEISRNSVLQSGLSDEEKTHFLGADYLKEGPEGNDIRKTNVAQIRMAYRYETLCYELNLIKEGLKTD
- the LOC106566847 gene encoding AMP deaminase 1 isoform X2; protein product: MPKVNMPETDEHMRAFAEEVFASETKGEGVRDEISLFEEQDDCPILKQEMAYHLHTEEDIEKRKKRLQKSRIMTLPPSMSDQARKVLAPVAEVLLDTPTYLEVPDFQRVAIIGDYASGVTMDDFEISCKGVYRALTIREKYMRLAYQRFPLTTSQYLRDIEGEPFKPEHSVQPVFTSPPKEGEDPFNTKCLPENLSWVARMKDGVIYVYKDAAEADQHKPIENMPAPHYETFIDDMNFLIALIAQGPTKTYSHRRLKFLMSKFNVHEMLNEMEEMKELKLNPHRDFYNCRKVDTHIHAAACMNQKHLLRFIKKSYRVDADRVVQNIKGKDVTMKELFANLNLHPYDLTVDSLDVHAGRQTFQRFDKFNAKYNPVGASELRDLYMKTENHIDGEYFARIIKEVASDLEDARYQYAEPRLSIYGCKPNEWAKLSGWFNKHRVFSPQLKWMIQVPRIYDIFRGRNFVPHFGKMLENIFMPIFQATIEPHANPELSIFLKHVTGFDSVDDESKHSGHMFCTKSPKPEEWDIVKNPSYSYYIYYMYANITMINHLRKARGMNTFQFRPHCGEAGAVTHLLASFMTADNISHGLNLKKSPVLQYLYFLAQIPIAMSPLSNNSLFLEYAKNPVLEFLKKGLIVSLSTDDPMQFHYTKEPLMEEYAIAAQVFKLSTCDMCEISRNSVLQSGLSDEEKTHFLGADYLKEGPEGNDIRKTNVAQIRMAYRYETLCYELNLIKEGLKTD